In the Dioscorea cayenensis subsp. rotundata cultivar TDr96_F1 chromosome 12, TDr96_F1_v2_PseudoChromosome.rev07_lg8_w22 25.fasta, whole genome shotgun sequence genome, one interval contains:
- the LOC120273545 gene encoding uncharacterized protein LOC120273545 — translation MKRITCVLKDAEKKKIQDDTVKLWVDELKDLMYDADDIIDLCMIQGTGLLQDDHHHSLAESSATASTRNLTLWDGILEMLPRVLLIYWPISMNRNAVFLPLSAWGA, via the exons ATGAAGAGGATCACATGCGTGCTCAAGGACgccgagaagaagaagatccaaGACGACACTGTCAAATTATGGGTTGATGAGCTGAAAGATTTGATGTACGATGCCGATGACATCATAGATCTTTGCATGATACAGGGTACTGGGCTTTTGCAAgatgatcatcatcattctcTGGCTGAGTCAAGTGCTACTGCCTCAACAAGG AATCTGACATTGTGGGATGGGATATTAGAGATGCTACCAAGAGTCTTGTTGATTTATTGGCCTATCAGCATGAACAGAAATGCCGTCTTTTTGCCATTATCGGCATGGGGGGCATAG